TtagctttgatttttatttttattttttggtttttgggAGTTTTGGTGGTTTGGGGTTCGATCTTCAAAACTGGGAAAGATGAATATAAGGGCGGCCGAGGAAGAATCGGCGCAAGAGATTCATATCCCGGCCGATATAGATTGGGAAATGCTTGATAAATCCAAGTTTTTCTTCTTAGGCGCAGCTCTATTTTCTGGTGTTTCAGCTACCCTTTACCCCGTAGTTTTGGTTAAAACAAGGCAACAAGTTGCTCAAGCTCAAATTTCGGGTATCCGTACAGCCTTTTCCATTGTTAAACACGAAGGTTTCAGGGCTTTGTACCGCGGATTCGGTACTTCTTTAATGGGAACAATCCCGGCTCGAGCTCTTTACATGGCAGCTCTCGAGGTTACCAAAAGCAATGTGGGGAGTGCCACGGTTAACTTTGGGATTCCCGAACCAACGGCGTCCGCAATTGCTAATGCGGTAGCTGGATTAAGTGCTGCAATGGCTGCACAGCTTGTTTGGACGCCGGTCGATGTGGTTAGCCAGAGGTTAATGGTTCAAGGAACCCACCCGAGTTGTAGTTCACCTTGTAGATATGTAAATGGGATCGATGCGTTTAGGAAAATAGTTAAAACGGATGGCCCGAAGGGGCTGTATAGAGGCTTTGGGATATCGATTTTAACCTATGCTCCATCGAATGCAGTGTGGTGGGCATCTTATTCGGTTGCTCAGAGGCTCGTTTGGGGAGGCATTGCATGCTACTTTCGGAAGAAAGACGATGAGAGCAATGACAATGGGAATAGTAGCAGTAGTAGTAACAATAATAATACGATTAGGCCAGATTCGAAGACGGTAATGGCGGTTCAGGGAGTGAGTGCAGCCATGGCTGGAGGGGTTTCAGCTTTGATTACAATGCCACTGGATACGATTAAGACCAGGCTGCAAGTTTTGGATGGGGAAGAGAATGGGAGGCGTGGACCAACGATTGGGCAAACTGTTCGGAATTTGATCAAAGAAGGTGGGTGGTTGGCTTGTTACAGAGGGTTGGGGCCGAGGTGGGCGTCCATATCCATGTCTGCAACAACAATGATCACTACTTATGAGTTCCTCAAACGGCTCTCAGCTAAGAACCAAGAGAGCTTGGTGTAATTACAtcaagatgaaaagaaaattagTGAAAACAGAGGTTTCTTTTTTTTCCGTTTATTTTGGGTTCTTTGATGTTTGTCTAAATCATGCTTCTaatgctttttcttttttaagttagCCTGCTGATGAATGTAAATATGGTGCAGgtttttatgtgaatatgaatatAAATCTCTTTGTTTCTTCCCACTATATTTAATCATGGATTAACATCTAATTAATGAATGCGTTTTCATTTATAGAATTCGTGGGTCATCTTTATGTGCTtcacttttttttcatttgtaaTCAATTTCTGATAAATCTCTCAAGATTCATTTGATAGAAAAATGGGGAGGTAGATGTAGAATATAGGGTTTTTGATGGAATATGGTACTGAAATTTTGCAGAAgcatgaatttgttttatttattgtaGTCTTTTTGTTTATAATTATTAAGCAGCATAAAAGAGCAACTTTCTCGTGGTGGGTCTACCTCAATACCTAACTCAGATTTTGGATGGATATGGAAATCAGGAATTTTGGagtatttgtttaaatatttttaatgaatacAATTTTGataaaagtcataaaaaaattttatggatcTGAATCATCATGTTCATAATAGCTAATCCagaaaaaagaattaattagTAGTAGGCCCGCTATATCCCTTTCTGTTGCAATCCTATTTGAGTTTCAACTTAACTGCCGGTAatcaataattattaatttaatcctttaaagtAATTCTTATCCACTACCTGATTGACTTTACTGGAAAAGGAGACCTTGCTTTTAAAGCTTGACTTGGTTGTTGAATTAACATTTAACCCCACCATGGCCATGTATTTGTTGAGTACTTGACCAAAATTCTGGCCAAACCCTTTACTGTAGCTAGGATTAGCTCTGTCCTTTGAAATCCCTGAAAACATCATCCGCCGTGGCTCCTCCTCCTTCCATTTGCATTTCCTTCCTTTCGACATTAGTCAAAATGGGAGCACCGTTTTCTTTTACATGCAggtttatattttattagtttGTTTGGTTTTGCTGTTGCTGGCCGTAGAGGAGGAGGATGATAGACGAGGGATTTTTCGATAGGCTTGCTTTGAGTTAGAAAGCGGATTTGGATCTGGGTTTGTTGATCGGGTTAACTATATTTGAGAGAAGGGTTTGCTGTGTTCTTGGAACCCATACTACTTTAATGGCTGAATTGAAGTTGAAGGTGTTCAAATACCAGCATTAATCCAAACAATCATCGCTTCTAAATCAGCCTTTTTCTCTTAGGCTTTTTGCCGCATCATAATTGGTAAATAAACTGATAATCCCTGTTTACGTATTGTGTTCAAGCTGTTATTAACTAGAAATTTTAGTCCATTAATTTAACTTCTGCAAATttaagctatatatatatataaggtatatTGAGAGTTGACATATTGAATTCAAGCTCAAATGTACGGCAAGGCATGCAGTTAATAATTTTGACCAATATTGTTGGTGGTTTTGTAACAATCTGTGATGACAGTCCAAATATAATTAAACAGAGCCAAGGATGACTTCCCAGAGGAACAGAGCAGCCGTATTTTCATTGCAGCATCATCGAATACAGACTGCGTGGACAAGAATCAGTTCGCTCGACTATCGGAAGAGAGCAGGATATGACCAGCATGACCCGGCATGGCTTCACCAGTATGACCGGAAGGATAGCTATAGAACCTGAAATCTGGCTGCTGAAATATTTCATCACTGTTGGAGGCACTTGTGACATCAGAGCAAGAGTTAGCTGAACCAGAATCTTTGAAATTTTCTGGCTGATGAACATCTGTTACAGAGATGTTTGCAGACAAATGCAGCTGAGGAGACCTGGACATGTCCGGTCCGTGGCTTGTCGGAGTGCTTTTGGATTGGAGTTTCTTTGTGTTGAGAAATTGCCCACCACTTCCTCTAGCTCGTTTTATCGCATGAAGATGTCGAGACTCATGCATATACGGCTgcaaaacatatttataaaataacttcTTAGAGAATAGAATACCATCGTAAGGCCACGTTACAGTTCTCGTGCACATACCTTTCGAACTTTTATGAGTTTGTTCTGTGCCTCGAGCTTTGCACGATATTGTCTTCGCCGGAGAATAGCATGATACTGCTTTGCATTAACATAAATCGGTTCACCTTCTTTAAGATCCAGTGGCAGCGGAACTCGAGCAGGAAGCATAGCCATCATATGAGCATGATGAATCTGCTGGCAATGCAACAGCAAATATCTCACAAATGAATAACAAAGAAAAAACATTTTCGTATGGTCATGCATACCAAAGAGCGAGACTTAAATAGAGTTCTGGGTCATACGATTTAGCAAACACAAAAATCAGAATCTATGCCTAAAGCACTTCAATGCAGAATCAACAAGTCAGAAAACagagaataaaatttaaacaataagATCTAGTAACCTcgactattttttttttctttttcggttACTTAAAAGACAGTTGACAAGAAGAAATATCACTTAATGCACTGCTTTTGCCACTTCCATACTTTATATAGTAAAACCACTTCCTACAATAAGATCATGAAAGAAGGCTTTTCTCATAAAGAATCAATTTGATAAGAAAAGGGAAGAATAATGAGAGTAAAGTAAGATGCAAAGTGAAATAGAATGACAGAAATTAATATGCAGCAGAATAGTCCGCTGATGTGCTTGATGAACATTAAAGAATTAGAACTGTAATTCGTAATCCAGGCCGGCTAATGGAATCTTTATGACCCCAGGAAGGTGCTAGTGGATTAAAATAATGGTCTATAGCATCTATATAGTTTATCAAAATCAACATCCTCTGACCTTTGCTTTCATATTAACTTTCCATAGCATCAAGGTTACATTTAGAGTAATTAAGGACTAGATActttaaaatggttttaaaagtCTAGGTTCCTTCAACTCCCTTTTCTTTATGAGATTCCTCGAAGAGGAGATTACATTTAGGTCATAGTAACAAAAGGTAATGAAACAGGGTTTTAAAAGCAACCATCCTCG
The genomic region above belongs to Gossypium hirsutum isolate 1008001.06 chromosome D05, Gossypium_hirsutum_v2.1, whole genome shotgun sequence and contains:
- the LOC121217716 gene encoding solute carrier family 25 member 44 — translated: MNIRAAEEESAQEIHIPADIDWEMLDKSKFFFLGAALFSGVSATLYPVVLVKTRQQVAQAQISGIRTAFSIVKHEGFRALYRGFGTSLMGTIPARALYMAALEVTKSNVGSATVNFGIPEPTASAIANAVAGLSAAMAAQLVWTPVDVVSQRLMVQGTHPSCSSPCRYVNGIDAFRKIVKTDGPKGLYRGFGISILTYAPSNAVWWASYSVAQRLVWGGIACYFRKKDDESNDNGNSSSSSNNNNTIRPDSKTVMAVQGVSAAMAGGVSALITMPLDTIKTRLQVLDGEENGRRGPTIGQTVRNLIKEGGWLACYRGLGPRWASISMSATTMITTYEFLKRLSAKNQESLV
- the LOC107906078 gene encoding nuclear transcription factor Y subunit A-3 isoform X4 — translated: MGVLPQHFHNNEQLSFQFQDQDSSSTQSTGQSYPEVASAKDRNLYGQTLTSASSGGNGTHGKLVGNHAKLAYVTGTQDHVFPPSQGYRKPIVHIPHHYANPYFGSVAATAYGSQAMIHHAHMMAMLPARVPLPLDLKEGEPIYVNAKQYHAILRRRQYRAKLEAQNKLIKVRKPYMHESRHLHAIKRARGSGGQFLNTKKLQSKSTPTSHGPDMSRSPQLHLSANISVTDVHQPENFKDSGSANSCSDVTSASNSDEIFQQPDFRFYSYPSGHTGEAMPGHAGHILLSSDSRAN
- the LOC107906078 gene encoding nuclear transcription factor Y subunit A-3 isoform X1, whose product is MCTYVVGCSSLGNSTESQVQQSSISESLTLKMGVLPQHFHNNEQLSFQFQDQDSSSTQSTGQSYPEVASAKDRNLYGQTLTSASSGGNGTHGKLVGNHAKLAYVTGTQDHVFPPSQGYRKPIVHIPHHYANPYFGSVAATAYGSQAMQIHHAHMMAMLPARVPLPLDLKEGEPIYVNAKQYHAILRRRQYRAKLEAQNKLIKVRKPYMHESRHLHAIKRARGSGGQFLNTKKLQSKSTPTSHGPDMSRSPQLHLSANISVTDVHQPENFKDSGSANSCSDVTSASNSDEIFQQPDFRFYSYPSGHTGEAMPGHAGHILLSSDSRAN
- the LOC107906078 gene encoding nuclear transcription factor Y subunit A-3 isoform X3, whose translation is MGVLPQHFHNNEQLSFQFQDQDSSSTQSTGQSYPEVASAKDRNLYGQTLTSASSGGNGTHGKLVGNHAKLAYVTGTQDHVFPPSQGYRKPIVHIPHHYANPYFGSVAATAYGSQAMQIHHAHMMAMLPARVPLPLDLKEGEPIYVNAKQYHAILRRRQYRAKLEAQNKLIKVRKPYMHESRHLHAIKRARGSGGQFLNTKKLQSKSTPTSHGPDMSRSPQLHLSANISVTDVHQPENFKDSGSANSCSDVTSASNSDEIFQQPDFRFYSYPSGHTGEAMPGHAGHILLSSDSRAN
- the LOC107906078 gene encoding nuclear transcription factor Y subunit A-3 isoform X2, with product MCTYVVGCSSLGNSTESQVQQSSISESLTLKMGVLPQHFHNNEQLSFQFQDQDSSSTQSTGQSYPEVASAKDRNLYGQTLTSASSGGNGTHGKLVGNHAKLAYVTGTQDHVFPPSQGYRKPIVHIPHHYANPYFGSVAATAYGSQAMIHHAHMMAMLPARVPLPLDLKEGEPIYVNAKQYHAILRRRQYRAKLEAQNKLIKVRKPYMHESRHLHAIKRARGSGGQFLNTKKLQSKSTPTSHGPDMSRSPQLHLSANISVTDVHQPENFKDSGSANSCSDVTSASNSDEIFQQPDFRFYSYPSGHTGEAMPGHAGHILLSSDSRAN